TGGTTGAGGCAGAAGTGCCatccctggctgcagcagaagtgccatcCCTGGCCGAGGCCGAAGGGCCAGCACCGGCTaaggcagacatgtcagccctggctgaggctgaagtgccagccctggctgcagcagaagtgccaggtctggccgaggcagaagggtcagcgctggctgaggcagaagggccggTCCCGGTTGCAGCTCTGGCTCCGgttctctctgcctcctctctcaaAGCCTCCTCATAATGTGGCAGTAAGGCGTCAGGGACCAAATTGTTGACCTTGGTCAAAAATTGCAGGACTTTCGTCTTGCTGTTTTCTGTGAGCGCTTTAGGACCCCACAGGAACTCATAGCGAGGGGGATCACTGCCAGGCACCTGGTTGTATTCCAGGTACTCTTCCTGCACCAGATCTTCTGTGATGAGCTTCCTGGTGTCTCCAAAGATGAAGTGCATTCTTCCATCATAGATGCCCAGAATATTCAGGAACTTCCAGACCTCCTCCTCAGAGGCACGATGGCCATTCAGGTAGATGACACCCAGCAGAGGCATCAGAAGACCATTCTTCGGCAGCCCCCAGTCACCTCTCATAGACTCACTGTCGCTGAGATCTAGGTTGCTCACCAGGGTATAGCAGTGACTGTTGCGCCTGACTTCCTTGAGCACCAGGCCAAACACCATCTCCATGTGCTCAGAGGCCCTGCTGAGGATCTCAGGGAATTGTGCCTTGTACCTTCTGTGGATAACCTTCACCATTTCTGACCTCTTAATTAGCTCCCTCATCTTATACTTTAACAGCATGTACTTCACCAAATTCTCTGACTCCATGGTCAGAAGATCTGTGTGAGAGCTCTCAGCAGCAGCTGAGGCCTGGGAGGAATTTTCACCTCCCTGAACTTGGCCCTCGGCACCTCCACCAGATTTCAAGCGTGCTATGCCACCTACTCCAGATCTCGAGCGTGCTGCGCCACCACCACCAGATCTTTTGCGTATAGCACCTGCAGCAGCACTGGTGGTGCCTTGGGCTCCCGGAGGACCCGTGGTGGTGCCAGCAGCACACGAGCTTGAGGGAGCACTCTCTgaatcaggaggggagaaggaggtgGTCTCTTCTCCCCTAGACGTGGTAGCCTGATCATGAAGACCCTGGATCTCAGCCCGGGCCTGGCGACGTTTCTCACGAGCACGGTGCTTACTCTTCTGCCCACGAGGCATGACAGCTGTGGTCAGGGACCGCAGGCAGGGGTCTGGGCCAATAGACAGGAGATTGGGGCACCTGGAGGATGGAGAATGAGGTGACATGAGCACGTTAGAACAGGGAGATTCTACCTTGGCTTAATCAAAGGCCACCTCTGCAGGTGTCCTTGAGGACACTGCCCTAGGAACCCACAAGCCTCCTGTTTTCCTGCTCAGCTTGTCTCCTGAGAATCCCAGAGGAAGAACAGAGGCCTTACTATTCCTCTGCATCCTCTCAGCCCTGCTTTGGATTTACTGAGGTGACACCAGGTGCTGACAGTGGGGTCCTCTCTGCTCATCTTCAGTATTATCACATCAAGTTCTGGCTCTGATACAGACACTTCAGACCTCCACATGATCCAGAAGCAAGTGAAGGGATGCCTCAGTCCACCTCCCTCCCAGGGGACACCCAGTGCTGAGAGCTCAGTAGGGTCTTTTCTACCCTGAGTTCACTGGGATCATCATTCAAGGTCCTTACCTTGGCTCCTTAAAATGCTGGGCACTATTCTCCATTTGCTAACTGGTGGCTGCACCTTCAGACAAGACATTTCCCCTCCCCTAGACTTGGTATAAAACAGTAAAGCAGATGTTCAACCTCATAGCCCATCCCTGAGATTTCCTGGGCTGAAATCCAAGGGTTGGGATGCATGCTCTGAGTCCTCACTCAGGTTCCTTAACTGGGCGCCTGGCAGAGAACCTCCCCTTTCTCCTGAACTGATACCAGTCTGATAGTAAAAGCCAATCACCCTGTGTCCCCACAGGAGGAAGTGAAGATGACCTCATCTTCCCAAACACGGTCTCCTAAGAATGGAAGATGTTGCAGGCAGGTTGATGTCCCTGTGGTCCCATCCAAGATCCCAattcaaagttaatttttttttttgcttctcttttcttctatatgtctttttaaaaacaaatttatttatttttaatggaaggatgatatctttacaatattgtgttattttctgccccacatcaatatgaatcagccataggtatactgtatgtcccctccctctccaaactctctccccctccaccccatcccacccctcttaaGCTGttagagcactggctttgagctccctgagtcataaaaCTAATTCCCagtggttatttattttacatatggtaatgtgtacgTTTTCAATGTAACTCTCTCaatctgtccctccctctccttcccccactgtttacaccagtgtgttctctatgtctgcagaGCCAGGCTGTCCTGCAaagaggttcatcagtaccatctttctggattccatatacatgcattaatacatgatattagctttcctctttctgacttaattcactctgcataaaaaactagaaataaaactaccacataAGCCAACAGTACCATTACAGAggatatatcctgaggaaactaactgaaaaagacacttgtactcaaatgttcactgcagcactatttacaacagccaggacatagaagtaTCCAAGGTCTACATTTGACACATGACAGGGTCTAAGAGCTCTCCCTCTGTTCACCACTGCCTTAGCTGACCACTCCTTAGCCCACAGTGGGGACTGACATGTATTCTTGAGGTCTGCCAGGGATGACGTCAGGGAGGATTTGGTCCGAATGATGTGGTGTGGAACATGTTCACAGCCCCCGAGTTTCTCACCATGACCCCTGGCAAATCTGAAACCCTCCCTTAATTAACCTAAGGCTACCACTTTGACCTGGTTGCTCATTTCCCTGAGATGTCCCGGGAAGTATCATGTCAAAACGCCCAATTCTCCCAGGCCTTAAAACAGGGCTGGCGCTTTATGTGGCCCCGTTTCTTAAGGAAGTGGCCGCCATCCTTACTCAGCGTCACAACCATGAATCATGTTGCAGACTAGCTCCCTCTGTTGAATTGGGTTTATTCTGTTAGAGCAAGGTTCTCACTTCACCAAAACCACCTCCATTGGACACCAGGGGGCACCAGAGTTGGCCAGCTTAACCGAGGCCTCCTAGAGCCCAGTATAGGGGAGTCGCTCAGTAGGGCCCCCTTGCAGTGTCGAACTCTGCTCCTCAGCCCTCAGGGCCATAATCTAGGTCCTAGACCTCCTCCGGGGTAGAATCTGGGCCTACCCCCACAGACCAACGCCTTAGTCTGAGACTCTAGACCACATTCAGCCGATAGCTCTGAGGGGCCCACAAGAGCCATATCACAGGGGTGGGATGTGGATGGGTCACTTTTATTACTGGGAGGGTTCGGAAAGTCCCTTCAGCTACATTCAGGTCCTCACCTTGGTTCCAGAGAAGTCCTGGACACTAAGTCTCCACCAAACGGTTGCTGCGGCTACTGGTCGACCTCCTCGCCTTCGAAGCGGAAGTGGAGGGGAGCTGCGTAGGGTCCTACGTGAGGTCGTCTGGGGTCGACAGTAAGGGCAGCATGCTACGGGAAGCCCGGTAGCTCAATATTCATCTGTCCCTGGATTCTCTCTCAGGGTCCTACGTGTGCAGTTTATCAGAGCCCCGAACGCCTCCATCTATGAACCCAAGTCCTACAGCCCCCAAACAAAGCCCTTGCCTTCCGAAgtccctgctactgctgctgctaagtcacttccgtcatgtccgactctgtgcgaccccatagatggcagccctccaggctcccccttccctgggattctccaggcaagaacactggagtgggttgccatttccttctccaacccaagTCCCTAGTGGAAGGAATCAGAGCACTGCTCTGGGGAGATCCTCTCATTAGCACTGATCGTCCTCACCCTAAGTCCAGTTATGGTCAAGATGAAACCCCTCTGCAGATCTGGGGCCCTATCCTGCTAAAGAAGGCCTTGTCCTCCCTGAGTTCACACAGGTGGAATGTGGGGACCCCTTAGAAGTAGCTGTTCTGGGTCTCTCAGAGCTAAGAATTTACAGAATGCTGTTTGGCTCCCTCTCCAGGGGTCCCCGCTAACACTCAGCATTGTCATCTGAGGTCCTGCTTAGGCTCAGGTTCGTCCACCCACGAAACTAGGCTGATCCTATTAGATAGAGGCCTCACGTCACTGAGAATTTCCAGACTGAAATCAACCTGACATCTGTGCCCTGAGATTCCTGGGGAGCACAGCGATAGAGATTTTCCAGGGCCTCCTTCGATGCAGTGTGTGCTACTGTGAGTGCACTTTCACGTCCTCACATTGACACAGGACGAACCCTGTAACTCCACTCTCTGCTTTTTGAAGCTACTTGTCTTACATCAAGGTCCTagtctccttgagaattccaagtTGGAAGTCAGGGTGACCCTCATGTGATCGTAGTCCAGAAGGGCCTCTGAAAACAGGCAGCAGGGATGCAACTCGAGTCCTTCTGGATTCCTCTTGCTCAGCATCCTTACTACATCTACCACAGCCTGAGACTGCTCCTTCTACTGATCTAAGATAGCTGTTTGGGTGACCACTATAATCAGGAGTCACTGTCTCCACAGTCCTCTTTAATGGAGTTCTGATATCAGCTTGTGTTGCTTGATTAAAGGCTTCCTGGGAAATGCATATTCCTACGAACACTTGAGCAGTTACCCTCTAGCAAATCTTGGAGAAAATGGGTCTCAGTCCCCAAAGTGATGTAAGATTAGGAAAATGCAGCACAAATCAAGGAACTCAGGACAGATGGTATGCTGTCAGAGAAAAAGAGCTGATATATTTCTTCTCCTCAGCCAGATTTtgggtgtgtgcttagttgctcagtcatgtcctactctttgcaaccccatggactgtagcctgccaggctcctctgtccatggggattctccaggcaagaatcctggagtgagttgctctcCTCCAGCGGATGtaccaaacccaggaatcaaacccaggactcccacattgcaggtggattctttactttctgagccaccagatttaGGGTGGTTCTAAAATCTTTACTTTCAGGACcctcctgttggtccagtggttatgactctgcactcccagtgaagggggcccaggttcgatccctggtcaggtaattGGATCCTACATACCAGAACTAAGaattcatgtgccacaactaaaactttcatatgccacaactaaagagcctgcatGTGGCAACAAAGATCCCGAGTGTCACAGCcaagactcagagcagccaaaaataaatatttttaattaaaaaaattaagtatttactTTCTACATAGAAGCATAGCACCTGATAATCTTGTAAGCCCTTGATAACTTGAGGGTGTCTGAATTTGCACATGCAGATAATCATATGGTTAGTGAGCattatctctttctctcctttatctcTCTTAATTCTTTTGGTTATGTGCTATGTGGCAATATTGATGgtaggagagtttgggggagagtggatacatgtctatgtatggGTGAGTCCCtgcactgttcatctgaaactgtcacaatattCTTAATCGGCTATCCCCAAGCAAAAAATAAACGTTtaaattacagaaaacaaaactgtgcTTCCAGTGTAAGGGGTatgagttcaaaccctggttgtGGAATTAGGATCCCATGTTTCaaggggcagtcctaagatggcagaggaataggatggggagaccactttctcccccacaaattcattgaaagaacatttgaatgctgagaaaattccacaaaacaacttctgaacgcgggcagaggacatcaggaacCTACAAAGGCAGtttattgtcttcaaaaggaggtaggacaacatataaaagataaacatagagataaaagaggtagggatggaaatccatcccgggaagggaatcttaaagaGAGTAGTTTCCGAACACCacgaaacactctcactggcggGTCTGTGGTGAGCCTAGGAATCTTAGAGGGAAATATAAtcgggaggaaaaaaaaatacatacataaataattaaaacctacagattacatgcctaatggcaactcccagtGGAGCAGCAGCCTAGACACTCACGTCTGCCACTAGCaaggtgggggggcaggggggggcCTTGAcagggaggcgcaggctgcattgcttagggtaaggaccccgtgtctgaatgccccgagggcaatctgagggaactaaattgagatagcaacccagactctGGGATAGCTATCCCGTGAAGAGCTAATACCCAGTGATTTTCTTAATGGCATCTGGGAACGCATCTGTTGCCTGTTGATTTCGCAAGAGCTGCTTCTCCTATTATTTTGATATTCTAAGTCAAACCTCTTTCTAAATTTGTCAGGCCATCCTTTGCTGCCATTAAATT
The nucleotide sequence above comes from Bos javanicus breed banteng chromosome X, ARS-OSU_banteng_1.0, whole genome shotgun sequence. Encoded proteins:
- the LOC133243529 gene encoding melanoma-associated antigen B2-like isoform X2; protein product: MPRGQKSKHRAREKRRQARAEIQGLHDQATTSRGEETTSFSPPDSESAPSSSCAAGTTTGPPGAQGTTSAAAGAIRKRSGGGGAARSRSGVGAEGQVQGGENSSQASAAAESSHTDLLTMESENLVKYMLLKYKMRELIKRSEMVKVIHRRYKAQFPEILSRASEHMEMVFGLVLKEVRRNSHCYTLVSNLDLSDSESMRGDWGLPKNGLLMPLLGVIYLNGHRASEEEVWKFLNILGIYDGRMHFIFGDTRKLITEDLVQEEYLEYNQVPGSDPPRYEFLWGPKALTENSKTKVLQFLTKVNNLVPDALLPHYEEALREEAERTGARAATGTGPSASASADPSASARPGTSAAARAGTSASARADMSALAGAGPSASARDGTSAAARDGTSASTSAHSRATSSRSSGP
- the LOC133243529 gene encoding melanoma-associated antigen B2-like isoform X1, with the translated sequence MPRGQKSKHRAREKRRQARAEIQGLHDQATTSRGEETTSFSPPDSESAPSSSCAAGTTTGPPGAQGTTSAAAGAIRKRSGGGGAARSRSGVGGIARLKSGGGAEGQVQGGENSSQASAAAESSHTDLLTMESENLVKYMLLKYKMRELIKRSEMVKVIHRRYKAQFPEILSRASEHMEMVFGLVLKEVRRNSHCYTLVSNLDLSDSESMRGDWGLPKNGLLMPLLGVIYLNGHRASEEEVWKFLNILGIYDGRMHFIFGDTRKLITEDLVQEEYLEYNQVPGSDPPRYEFLWGPKALTENSKTKVLQFLTKVNNLVPDALLPHYEEALREEAERTGARAATGTGPSASASADPSASARPGTSAAARAGTSASARADMSALAGAGPSASARDGTSAAARDGTSASTSAHSRATSSRSSGP